The following are encoded in a window of Candidatus Sericytochromatia bacterium genomic DNA:
- the ruvX gene encoding Holliday junction resolvase RuvX, whose protein sequence is MICTLGGKGRKLRLIGLDVGTKTIGVAISDPLGWTAQGVTTIARTSLDEDLAAIIDLIDVYNASKLVVGYPRNMDGSIGEQARFVERFVESLQAAIALPVELVDERL, encoded by the coding sequence GTGATCTGCACACTGGGGGGAAAGGGCCGGAAATTGCGCCTGATTGGCTTGGATGTAGGCACTAAAACCATCGGTGTGGCGATCAGTGATCCGCTTGGCTGGACCGCCCAAGGGGTCACGACCATTGCCCGGACCTCGCTTGACGAAGATCTCGCCGCGATCATCGACTTGATCGACGTATACAACGCTTCAAAGCTTGTGGTAGGCTATCCCCGGAACATGGACGGCTCCATTGGCGAGCAAGCTCGCTTCGTGGAACGCTTTGTGGAATCCCTCCAGGCGGCGATCGCCCTTCCCGTGGAGCTGGTGGACGAACGTCTC